The Pseudomonas allokribbensis genome has a window encoding:
- a CDS encoding exodeoxyribonuclease VII small subunit → MARKKAALDFEQSLADLQTLVERLENGELSLEDSLTAFEQGIGLTRDCQAALAQAEQKVQVLLERDGELAEEPFDADQPE, encoded by the coding sequence ATGGCCCGCAAAAAAGCTGCACTGGATTTCGAACAGTCCCTCGCCGACCTGCAAACGCTGGTCGAGCGTCTGGAGAACGGTGAATTGTCGCTGGAAGACTCGCTGACCGCTTTCGAGCAGGGCATCGGCCTGACCCGTGACTGCCAGGCAGCGCTGGCCCAGGCCGAGCAGAAGGTCCAGGTGTTGCTGGAGCGCGATGGAGAGCTGGCCGAGGAACCCTTCGACGCGGATCAGCCAGAATGA
- the ispA gene encoding (2E,6E)-farnesyl diphosphate synthase, translating to MIAAYSATSQARVNAALETLFNAPLPELARLYEAMRYSVMNGGKRVRPLLAYAACEALGGKAEQANGAASAVELIHAYSLVHDDLPAMDDDDLRRGQPTTHKKFDEACAILAGDGLQSLAFSALLDPRLSDLSADIRLQQVTALANAAGPAGMVGGQAIDLGSVGLKLDQKALEQMHRHKTGALIEVSVKLGALASGRAEKDELKALQSYAQAIGLAFQVQDDILDVESDTETLGKRQGADIARDKPTYPALLGLDAAKAYALELRDQALHALRPFDAAAEPLRDLARYIVDRRN from the coding sequence ATGATCGCGGCGTATTCGGCGACCAGCCAGGCGCGGGTCAATGCGGCACTGGAAACCTTGTTCAACGCACCGCTGCCAGAGCTGGCGCGGCTTTACGAAGCGATGCGCTACAGCGTGATGAACGGCGGCAAACGCGTGCGTCCATTGCTGGCCTACGCTGCGTGCGAAGCCCTCGGCGGCAAGGCCGAGCAGGCCAACGGCGCGGCGAGTGCAGTGGAGTTGATCCACGCCTATTCGCTGGTACACGACGATTTGCCGGCGATGGACGACGACGATCTGCGTCGCGGCCAGCCAACCACCCACAAAAAATTCGATGAAGCCTGCGCGATCCTTGCCGGCGACGGTTTGCAGAGCCTGGCGTTCAGCGCCCTGCTCGACCCGCGCCTGAGCGACCTGAGCGCGGATATCCGTCTGCAACAGGTCACGGCGCTGGCGAACGCGGCAGGCCCGGCCGGCATGGTCGGCGGTCAGGCCATCGACCTCGGTTCGGTCGGTCTGAAGCTCGATCAGAAAGCCCTTGAACAAATGCACCGGCACAAGACCGGCGCGCTGATCGAAGTCAGCGTCAAACTCGGCGCCCTGGCCAGCGGCCGCGCCGAGAAGGATGAACTCAAGGCCCTGCAAAGTTATGCACAGGCCATCGGCCTGGCGTTCCAGGTGCAGGACGACATCCTCGACGTCGAAAGCGATACCGAAACCCTCGGCAAACGCCAGGGCGCCGACATTGCCCGCGACAAGCCGACCTACCCGGCCCTGTTGGGTCTGGACGCAGCCAAGGCCTATGCCCTGGAACTGCGCGATCAGGCATTGCACGCGCTGCGACCGTTTGACGCGGCTGCCGAGCCATTGCGCGATCTGGCCCGGTATATCGTCGACCGGCGCAACTAA
- the dxs gene encoding 1-deoxy-D-xylulose-5-phosphate synthase → MPTTFHEIPRKRPTTPLLDRANTPDGLRRLGEAELETLADELRLELLYTVGQTGGHFGAGLGVIELTIALHYVFDTPDDRLVWDVGHQAYPHKILTGRRERMETLRQKDGIAAFPRRSESEYDTFGVGHSSTSISAALGMAIAARLQNSDRKAIAVIGDGALTAGMAFEALNHAPEVNANMLVILNDNDMSISRNVGGLSNYLAKILSSRTYASMREGSKKVLSRLPGAWEIARRTEEYAKGMLVPGTLFEELGWNYIGPIDGHDLPTLIATLRNMRDLKGPQFLHIVTKKGKGFAPAEVDPIGYHAITKLEPLGAPAAAPKKAGGPKYSGVFGEWLCDMAAADPRLVGITPAMKEGSDLVAFSERFPLRYFDVAIAEQHAVTLAAGMACEGAKPVVAIYSTFLQRGYDQLVHDVAVQNLDVLFAIDRAGLVGEDGPTHAGSFDLSFLRCIPGMVIMTPSDENELRKMLTTGHLYNGPAAVRYPRGTGPNATIEKDLEPIEIGKGVVRRQGSKVALLVFGVQLAEALNVAETLDATVVDMRFVKPMDEALVREIAASHDLLVTIEENAIMGGAGGAVSEFLARENILKSVLHLGLPDVYVEHAKPAQMLAECGLDEAGIEAAVRERLELLNK, encoded by the coding sequence ATGCCCACGACGTTCCATGAGATTCCCCGCAAGCGCCCGACCACGCCCCTGCTCGACCGCGCGAACACGCCGGACGGCCTGCGCCGGTTAGGCGAAGCCGAGCTGGAAACCCTGGCTGATGAGTTGCGCCTGGAATTGCTCTACACGGTCGGCCAGACCGGTGGGCATTTCGGTGCCGGCCTGGGCGTCATCGAGCTGACCATCGCGTTGCATTACGTCTTCGACACCCCGGACGACCGGCTGGTGTGGGACGTCGGTCATCAGGCCTATCCGCACAAGATCCTCACCGGTCGCCGCGAGCGCATGGAAACCCTGCGCCAGAAGGACGGCATCGCTGCCTTCCCGCGTCGCTCCGAGAGCGAGTACGACACCTTTGGCGTCGGCCACTCCAGCACCTCGATCAGTGCCGCGCTGGGCATGGCCATCGCCGCTCGCCTGCAGAACAGTGATCGCAAGGCGATTGCCGTGATCGGTGACGGCGCATTGACCGCCGGCATGGCCTTCGAGGCGCTGAACCACGCGCCGGAAGTGAACGCCAACATGCTGGTGATCCTCAACGACAACGACATGTCGATCTCGCGCAACGTCGGCGGTCTGTCGAATTATCTGGCGAAGATCCTTTCCAGCCGCACTTACGCGAGCATGCGTGAAGGCAGCAAGAAAGTCCTGTCGCGCCTGCCCGGCGCCTGGGAAATCGCCCGTCGCACCGAAGAATACGCAAAAGGCATGCTGGTTCCCGGCACCCTCTTCGAAGAACTGGGCTGGAACTACATCGGCCCGATCGATGGCCACGACCTGCCGACCCTGATCGCCACCCTGCGCAACATGCGCGATCTGAAGGGCCCGCAGTTCCTGCACATCGTCACCAAGAAAGGCAAAGGCTTCGCCCCGGCGGAAGTCGACCCGATCGGTTACCACGCCATCACCAAACTCGAACCGCTGGGCGCCCCGGCTGCCGCGCCGAAGAAGGCCGGCGGGCCGAAGTATTCCGGTGTGTTCGGTGAATGGCTGTGCGACATGGCCGCTGCCGACCCGCGTCTGGTGGGCATCACCCCGGCGATGAAGGAAGGTTCGGATCTGGTGGCGTTCAGCGAACGCTTCCCGCTGCGCTACTTCGACGTGGCGATTGCCGAGCAACACGCCGTGACCCTCGCGGCCGGCATGGCCTGCGAAGGCGCCAAACCGGTGGTGGCGATCTACTCGACGTTCCTGCAACGCGGCTACGACCAGTTGGTGCATGACGTTGCGGTGCAGAACCTCGACGTGCTGTTCGCCATCGACCGCGCCGGTCTGGTGGGCGAAGACGGCCCGACCCACGCCGGCAGCTTCGATCTGTCGTTCCTGCGCTGCATCCCGGGCATGGTCATCATGACCCCGAGCGATGAAAACGAACTGCGCAAGATGCTCACCACCGGTCACCTGTACAACGGCCCGGCGGCGGTGCGTTACCCGCGCGGCACCGGCCCGAACGCGACCATCGAGAAAGACCTCGAACCGATCGAGATCGGCAAGGGTGTGGTTCGTCGTCAGGGCAGCAAGGTCGCCCTGCTGGTGTTCGGCGTGCAACTGGCCGAAGCGCTGAACGTCGCCGAAACGCTGGATGCCACCGTGGTCGACATGCGTTTCGTCAAACCGATGGACGAAGCGTTGGTGCGTGAAATCGCCGCCAGCCACGACCTGCTGGTGACCATCGAAGAGAACGCGATCATGGGCGGTGCCGGTGGCGCGGTCAGCGAATTCCTCGCCCGTGAAAACATTCTCAAGTCGGTGCTGCACCTGGGCTTGCCGGACGTTTACGTCGAGCACGCCAAACCGGCGCAGATGCTGGCCGAGTGCGGGCTGGACGAGGCAGGGATCGAAGCGGCGGTGCGCGAGCGCCTGGAGCTGCTTAACAAGTAA
- a CDS encoding TonB-dependent receptor domain-containing protein has product MNLSRLALPLLLLPTANALADTFERDQALKLPDMLISANRQVEARNDSSAANTVFTREDIERLQPSSVTDLLQRVPGVQVAQTGGRGSLPGIYIRGTQSAQSLVLVDGQRIGNSTSGDSNLQHLNIEQIERVEVLRGSRSVIYGSDAIGGVIQIFTRRGGEQGLQPRMHVGFGSHQTWERSVGLSGGDEKTRFNLGASLDETAGLDRTHESYPSDSDHDAYRNKSISLSLSHALTDGVEVGANLLDNRGKSEFDNPFGRFDPVTFDSVQQQPYSDFTVSSFSSYIDARINERWKSRLELGHSENREKTFDKLSDERSVFNTYRDSVTWQNDLTLDARNSLILGGDWYEDRVNSSTAFDEDSRWNRAAFIQHRFQADSFSTELGLRRDDNQQFGGQNSWSGTLTLPVNPDNDLLLSYSEGFRAPTFNDLYYPDFSNPDLKPETSKSYELQWRSQLSDSSRLEASLYRTDLEDAIIFGSNSRPENVASARINGFEAALKQELLGWQSNLGVAIIDPRDRDTGHTLARRARRTLSWDLDRQFDRLGLGASWQAVSSSYDDLNNQQPLGGYALLGLRSSWALNREIKLDFKVDNLLDKGYSRALYSHDGSQYGYREEGRAFMFGVTWTPQL; this is encoded by the coding sequence ATGAACCTCTCGCGTCTCGCCCTGCCCCTTCTCCTGCTGCCAACCGCCAACGCCCTCGCCGATACCTTCGAACGCGATCAGGCCCTGAAGCTGCCGGACATGCTGATCAGCGCCAACCGCCAGGTGGAAGCACGCAACGACAGCAGCGCCGCCAACACCGTGTTCACCCGCGAAGACATCGAACGTCTGCAACCGAGCAGCGTCACCGACCTGCTGCAACGGGTACCGGGCGTGCAAGTGGCGCAAACCGGCGGGCGCGGCAGTCTGCCGGGGATCTACATTCGTGGTACCCAGTCGGCGCAAAGCCTGGTGCTGGTCGATGGCCAGCGCATCGGCAACTCCACCTCCGGGGACAGCAACCTGCAACACCTGAACATCGAACAGATCGAACGCGTCGAAGTGCTGCGCGGTTCGCGTTCGGTGATCTATGGCAGCGATGCAATTGGCGGGGTGATTCAGATCTTCACCCGGCGCGGCGGCGAACAAGGCTTGCAGCCGCGGATGCATGTCGGATTCGGCAGCCATCAGACCTGGGAGCGCAGTGTCGGCCTGTCCGGCGGCGACGAGAAAACCCGCTTCAACCTCGGTGCCAGCCTCGATGAAACCGCCGGTCTCGACCGCACCCACGAGTCGTATCCCAGCGACAGCGACCACGACGCCTACCGCAACAAATCCATCAGTCTGAGCCTCAGCCATGCGCTGACCGATGGTGTCGAAGTCGGCGCCAACCTGCTGGATAACCGTGGCAAAAGCGAGTTCGACAACCCGTTCGGACGCTTCGACCCAGTCACCTTCGACTCCGTCCAGCAGCAGCCCTACAGCGATTTCACCGTCAGCAGTTTCAGCAGCTACATCGACGCACGGATCAACGAGCGCTGGAAATCGCGTCTGGAACTCGGCCACAGCGAAAACCGCGAGAAGACGTTCGACAAGCTCAGCGACGAACGCTCGGTGTTCAACACCTACCGCGACTCGGTGACCTGGCAGAACGACCTGACCCTGGATGCGCGCAACAGCCTGATCCTCGGTGGCGACTGGTATGAAGACCGAGTCAACAGCAGCACCGCGTTCGACGAGGACAGCCGCTGGAACCGTGCGGCCTTCATTCAGCATCGCTTCCAGGCCGACAGTTTCTCCACCGAACTCGGCCTGCGCCGTGACGACAATCAGCAGTTCGGCGGCCAGAACAGCTGGAGCGGCACGCTGACATTGCCGGTCAACCCGGACAACGATCTGCTTCTCAGCTACAGCGAAGGCTTCCGTGCACCGACCTTCAACGACCTGTATTACCCGGACTTCAGCAACCCGGATCTGAAACCGGAAACCTCGAAAAGCTACGAGCTGCAATGGCGCAGCCAGTTGAGCGACAGCAGCCGCCTCGAAGCCTCGCTGTATCGGACAGACCTGGAAGACGCGATCATCTTCGGCAGCAACTCACGCCCGGAAAACGTCGCGTCGGCGCGGATCAACGGCTTTGAGGCAGCGCTGAAACAGGAACTGCTGGGCTGGCAGAGCAACCTCGGCGTCGCAATCATCGATCCCCGCGACCGCGACACCGGTCACACCCTGGCGCGCCGTGCACGCCGGACGCTGAGCTGGGATCTGGATCGACAATTCGATCGTCTCGGCCTCGGCGCCAGTTGGCAGGCCGTCAGCAGCAGCTATGACGACCTGAACAATCAACAACCATTGGGTGGTTATGCGCTACTCGGACTGCGCAGCAGTTGGGCGCTGAACCGTGAGATCAAGCTGGATTTCAAGGTGGATAACCTGCTGGACAAGGGTTACAGCCGAGCGCTGTACAGCCATGACGGCAGTCAGTATGGCTATCGCGAGGAAGGTCGGGCGTTCATGTTCGGAGTGACCTGGACACCGCAGCTGTAG
- a CDS encoding cobalamin-binding protein produces the protein MRRLWLAVLLLAVSSETLAALRVVSLAPSLSEIVVELDSADLLVGVLDAGDRPSAIKDVPSVGRYGQLDMERLLSLKPDLLLLWPGSVGPAQRDQLKRLNIPTFVAEPHSFEQLITQIEAIAAQLGRPERGVERATGLRRKLDELRQRYRRETPLRVFYQVWDKPLYTVGGGQIISDALEVCGARNAFADLTLPAPQVSIEAVLQRDPEVILAGDQSQLNAWNAWPQVAAVKHRQLLLVTDKGLERPSGQMIEATAKLCQLIAPDR, from the coding sequence ATGCGCCGTCTCTGGCTGGCGGTTCTGCTGCTGGCCGTCAGCAGTGAAACCCTGGCCGCTCTGCGAGTGGTCAGCCTCGCGCCATCCTTGTCTGAAATCGTCGTCGAGCTGGATTCGGCCGATCTGTTGGTCGGCGTGCTGGATGCCGGTGACCGGCCGTCTGCGATCAAGGATGTGCCTTCGGTGGGTCGTTATGGTCAGCTCGACATGGAACGGCTGCTCAGCCTCAAGCCTGACTTGTTGCTGCTGTGGCCCGGCAGTGTCGGCCCGGCCCAGCGCGATCAGCTCAAGCGTCTGAACATCCCGACTTTCGTTGCCGAACCCCACAGTTTCGAACAGTTGATCACGCAGATCGAAGCCATCGCTGCGCAGCTTGGTCGCCCTGAGCGCGGGGTTGAGCGGGCGACTGGGTTGCGGCGCAAGCTCGACGAGCTGCGCCAACGCTATCGGCGGGAAACGCCGTTGCGGGTGTTCTACCAGGTCTGGGACAAGCCGCTGTACACCGTCGGTGGCGGGCAGATCATCAGCGATGCGCTTGAAGTGTGCGGTGCACGCAATGCGTTTGCCGACCTGACATTGCCGGCGCCGCAGGTGAGCATCGAAGCCGTTTTACAGCGTGACCCCGAAGTGATTCTGGCCGGCGACCAGTCACAACTGAACGCATGGAACGCCTGGCCGCAGGTGGCAGCAGTCAAGCACAGGCAGTTGCTGCTGGTCACGGACAAAGGTCTGGAGCGTCCGAGCGGGCAGATGATCGAGGCGACCGCCAAGCTCTGCCAGCTGATTGCGCCAGACCGTTGA
- a CDS encoding MFS transporter: protein MTRGQVRRRLSVAWWKYLALALVPLFVLNGVFGESEAILPVLAMPLFIAGVASMFVSLKFFGRYKHALIATQKALDTPEEPAAWIALAARRRTAFLVAGLPAWIGALAVFVGLEAVPLMLLALSTAVLFYLYRIPRQLG from the coding sequence GTGACTCGCGGTCAGGTGCGGCGCCGTCTGTCAGTCGCCTGGTGGAAATACCTGGCGCTGGCACTGGTGCCGCTGTTTGTACTCAACGGCGTGTTCGGCGAGAGCGAAGCCATCCTGCCAGTGCTGGCGATGCCCTTGTTTATCGCTGGTGTGGCCTCGATGTTTGTCAGCCTGAAGTTTTTCGGCCGTTACAAACATGCGCTGATCGCCACACAAAAAGCCCTCGATACTCCTGAAGAACCCGCTGCGTGGATAGCCCTCGCTGCGCGTCGTCGCACAGCGTTTCTGGTGGCGGGGTTGCCGGCGTGGATCGGTGCACTGGCGGTGTTCGTCGGCCTGGAGGCCGTACCGCTGATGTTGCTGGCGCTGTCCACGGCGGTGCTGTTCTACCTCTACCGTATCCCGCGTCAACTCGGTTGA
- the ribA gene encoding GTP cyclohydrolase II, with the protein MPVVFVAASKLPTPFAQFTMHGFLDEATGREHVVLSLGEIADGAPVLGRLHSECLTGDALFSQRCDCGSQLEAALKAIAREGRGVLLYLRQEGRGIGLLNKIRAYELQDGGADTVEANERLGFAADQRDYAMCLPMLEHLGVKSLRLMTNNPRKVKALTDMNIVVAERVPLHTGHNPHNKLYLATKASKLDHMMGNEHQGEVDRA; encoded by the coding sequence GTGCCTGTCGTTTTTGTCGCCGCTTCCAAGCTGCCAACGCCTTTTGCGCAATTCACCATGCACGGTTTTCTCGATGAAGCCACCGGCCGCGAACACGTCGTGCTGAGCCTGGGTGAGATTGCCGACGGTGCCCCGGTACTCGGCCGGTTGCACTCCGAATGCCTGACCGGCGATGCCTTGTTCAGTCAGCGTTGCGACTGCGGCTCGCAACTGGAGGCCGCCCTCAAGGCGATCGCCCGTGAAGGTCGTGGCGTGTTGCTGTACCTGCGTCAGGAAGGCCGTGGCATTGGCCTGCTGAACAAGATCCGTGCCTACGAATTGCAGGACGGCGGTGCCGACACCGTTGAAGCCAACGAGCGTCTGGGTTTTGCCGCCGACCAGCGTGACTACGCCATGTGTCTGCCGATGCTTGAGCATCTGGGCGTGAAATCCCTGCGCCTGATGACCAACAACCCGCGCAAGGTCAAAGCCCTGACCGACATGAATATCGTCGTCGCCGAGCGCGTGCCGCTGCACACAGGCCACAACCCGCACAACAAACTCTACCTGGCGACCAAAGCCAGCAAACTCGACCACATGATGGGCAACGAACATCAGGGCGAGGTAGACCGGGCGTGA
- a CDS encoding substrate-binding periplasmic protein: MARRGLLVLFFTLLGVLAGAVAQAQDATPSVIHLASEEWEDYTAADGHGLGWDVLRKVFEPAGVTLDIRSVPYTRSVGLVQLKEVDALVGSYRGEAEQVLYPKWNFDSDHIYALGLASNPSPTQANLGKYRLAWVRGYRYETYLPNVKRFNQIERRTGILSMLKQGRADYYIDALTEIEAVVRNAADPSQYHYSHLAELPLYLGFADTPQARALMSIYDQRMEQLVKSGELKPIFEHWKQPYPFE; encoded by the coding sequence ATGGCTCGACGCGGCTTGTTGGTACTGTTTTTTACCCTGCTGGGTGTGCTGGCCGGTGCGGTGGCACAGGCGCAGGACGCAACGCCGTCGGTGATTCACCTGGCCAGCGAAGAATGGGAAGACTACACCGCTGCCGATGGCCACGGCCTGGGCTGGGACGTGTTGCGCAAAGTGTTCGAGCCGGCCGGCGTGACTCTGGATATCCGCTCCGTGCCGTACACCCGTTCGGTGGGCCTGGTGCAACTGAAGGAAGTCGACGCACTGGTCGGCTCCTATCGCGGTGAAGCCGAGCAGGTGCTGTACCCGAAATGGAACTTCGATTCCGACCACATCTACGCACTCGGCCTTGCCAGCAACCCGTCGCCGACCCAGGCGAACCTTGGCAAGTACCGACTGGCCTGGGTGCGGGGTTATCGGTATGAAACCTACCTGCCGAACGTCAAACGCTTCAACCAGATCGAACGCCGCACCGGAATCCTGTCGATGCTCAAGCAGGGGCGGGCGGATTACTACATCGATGCGCTGACGGAAATCGAAGCGGTGGTGAGAAACGCCGCCGACCCTTCGCAATACCATTACTCGCATCTGGCGGAGTTGCCGCTGTACCTCGGTTTCGCCGACACCCCGCAGGCCCGCGCACTGATGTCGATCTACGACCAGCGCATGGAACAACTGGTGAAAAGCGGCGAGCTGAAACCGATCTTCGAACACTGGAAGCAGCCGTATCCGTTCGAGTAA
- a CDS encoding phosphatidylglycerophosphatase A family protein, producing MTDHPKQVPGEFVPPSVWRNPWHFLAFGFGSGTLPKAPGTWGSLVALPFIPLWQMLPDWGYWLMLGITMLFGFWLCGKVADDLRVHDHEGIVWDEMVGMWITLWLVPEGWYWLLAGFLMFRFFDILKPWPIRWIDRHVHGGVGIMLDDVLAGVFAWLAMQGLVWIFA from the coding sequence GTGACAGATCACCCGAAACAGGTTCCCGGCGAGTTCGTTCCGCCGTCGGTCTGGCGCAACCCCTGGCATTTCCTCGCGTTCGGCTTCGGTTCCGGCACCTTGCCGAAAGCACCGGGCACGTGGGGCTCGTTAGTTGCGCTACCCTTTATTCCGTTGTGGCAGATGTTGCCCGACTGGGGTTACTGGCTGATGCTCGGGATCACCATGCTGTTCGGCTTCTGGCTGTGCGGCAAGGTCGCCGACGATCTGCGGGTACACGACCACGAAGGCATCGTCTGGGACGAAATGGTCGGGATGTGGATCACCCTGTGGCTGGTGCCGGAAGGCTGGTACTGGTTGCTCGCCGGGTTTTTGATGTTCCGCTTCTTCGACATCCTCAAGCCATGGCCGATCCGCTGGATCGACCGGCATGTGCATGGCGGCGTCGGCATCATGCTCGACGACGTGCTGGCGGGTGTGTTCGCCTGGTTGGCGATGCAGGGACTGGTGTGGATTTTCGCCTGA
- the thiL gene encoding thiamine-phosphate kinase: MGEFELIRNFFAAAPCAQGGEGVALGIGDDCALLAVPSGEQLAISTDTLVAGVHFADPCDPFLLGQRSLAVAVSDLAAMGATPVAFTLALTLPTVTADWLQAYARGLNRMAQSCSVALVGGDTTRGPLSLTVTVFGRVPAGKALTRSGAQPGDLLCVGGELGNAAGALPLVLGQREAEPDIAQPLLDHYWSPQPQLALGQALRGKATSALDISDGLLADCGHIALASKVRLEVERERVPLSEALVAFLGQRGAERAALSGGDDYVLAFTLPSVELPALLADGWPIHVIGRVAEGQGVVLLDREGHDITPQIRGYQHFQESP, translated from the coding sequence ATGGGCGAGTTTGAGCTGATCCGCAATTTCTTCGCCGCCGCGCCTTGTGCGCAGGGGGGCGAAGGCGTTGCACTGGGGATCGGCGACGACTGCGCCTTGCTGGCGGTTCCTTCCGGGGAGCAGCTGGCGATTTCCACCGATACGCTGGTGGCCGGCGTGCATTTCGCCGATCCCTGCGATCCGTTTCTGCTCGGTCAGCGCTCGCTGGCCGTGGCGGTCAGCGATCTGGCTGCCATGGGCGCCACGCCCGTTGCCTTTACCCTTGCCCTGACCTTGCCGACGGTGACTGCCGATTGGCTGCAAGCCTATGCCCGTGGTTTGAACCGTATGGCGCAAAGCTGCAGCGTGGCGCTGGTTGGCGGCGATACCACTCGCGGGCCGTTGAGCCTGACCGTCACCGTGTTCGGTCGCGTCCCGGCCGGAAAGGCCCTGACCCGCAGCGGCGCGCAGCCGGGCGATCTGCTGTGCGTCGGCGGCGAACTGGGCAATGCCGCAGGGGCCTTGCCGCTGGTGCTCGGCCAGCGCGAAGCCGAGCCGGACATCGCCCAGCCGCTGCTCGATCATTACTGGTCGCCGCAACCGCAACTCGCCCTCGGTCAGGCCTTGCGTGGCAAGGCTACGTCGGCACTGGATATCTCCGATGGCCTGCTCGCCGATTGCGGCCACATCGCACTGGCCTCGAAGGTTCGCCTCGAAGTCGAGCGCGAGCGCGTGCCGCTGTCGGAGGCGCTGGTGGCGTTTCTCGGTCAGCGCGGCGCCGAGCGTGCGGCGTTGAGCGGTGGCGATGATTACGTGCTGGCCTTTACCTTGCCGTCCGTCGAATTGCCGGCGCTGCTGGCCGATGGCTGGCCGATCCATGTGATCGGGCGCGTGGCCGAGGGGCAGGGCGTGGTGCTGCTGGATCGCGAAGGGCATGACATCACCCCGCAAATCCGGGGTTATCAACATTTTCAGGAGTCACCGTGA
- the nusB gene encoding transcription antitermination factor NusB, producing MISDESDRFNPRDPKPADAGKPSKSVKRREARQLATQALYQWHMAKASLNEIEAQFRVDNDFTDVDGAYFREILHGVPASRTEIDNALTPCLDLAIEELDPVELAVLRLSTWELLKRVDVPYRVVINEGIELAKVFGSTDGHKFVNGVLDKLAPRLREAEVKAFKR from the coding sequence GTGATTAGCGACGAAAGCGATCGTTTCAACCCGCGCGACCCGAAACCTGCGGATGCCGGCAAGCCATCAAAGAGCGTCAAGCGCCGCGAAGCCCGTCAGCTCGCGACTCAGGCTCTGTATCAATGGCACATGGCCAAGGCTTCGCTGAACGAGATCGAAGCGCAATTCCGGGTCGATAACGATTTTACCGATGTCGATGGCGCGTATTTCCGCGAAATCCTGCACGGGGTTCCGGCCAGCCGCACCGAAATCGACAACGCGCTCACGCCTTGCCTGGATCTGGCGATCGAAGAGCTGGACCCGGTTGAACTGGCGGTTCTGCGCCTGTCCACCTGGGAACTGCTCAAGCGCGTCGACGTGCCGTACCGCGTTGTGATCAACGAAGGTATCGAACTGGCCAAGGTGTTCGGTTCCACCGACGGCCACAAGTTCGTCAACGGCGTTCTCGACAAGCTGGCTCCGCGCCTGCGTGAAGCTGAAGTCAAGGCGTTCAAGCGCTGA
- the ribE gene encoding 6,7-dimethyl-8-ribityllumazine synthase, whose protein sequence is MTLKTIEGTFIAPKGRYALVVGRFNSFVVESLVSGAVDALVRHGVSESDITIIRAPGAFEIPLVAQKVAQKGEFAAIIALGAVIRGGTPHFEYVAGECTKGLAQVSMEFGVPVAFGVLTVDSIEQAIERSGTKAGNKGAEAALSALEMVSLLAQLEAK, encoded by the coding sequence ATGACCCTGAAGACCATCGAAGGTACCTTCATCGCCCCTAAAGGCCGCTACGCTTTGGTAGTAGGCCGTTTCAACAGTTTCGTGGTTGAAAGCCTGGTCAGCGGTGCAGTTGATGCCCTGGTTCGCCACGGCGTGAGCGAAAGCGACATCACCATCATCCGCGCACCTGGCGCCTTCGAAATCCCGCTGGTTGCGCAAAAAGTCGCCCAGAAAGGCGAGTTCGCAGCAATCATCGCCCTGGGCGCGGTCATTCGTGGCGGCACTCCGCACTTCGAATACGTGGCTGGCGAGTGCACCAAGGGCCTGGCCCAGGTGTCCATGGAATTCGGCGTACCGGTCGCTTTCGGCGTCCTGACCGTTGATTCCATCGAGCAAGCCATCGAACGTTCCGGCACCAAGGCCGGCAACAAAGGTGCTGAAGCTGCCCTGTCCGCTCTGGAAATGGTCAGCCTGCTGGCGCAGTTGGAGGCCAAGTGA